One segment of Candidatus Rokuibacteriota bacterium DNA contains the following:
- a CDS encoding class I SAM-dependent methyltransferase, translating into RLHYARTCRQWVERLQARADEARALAGERTYRTWLLYLACSSMAFEGGSIGLYQFLLRKQWNRVGSAGPTTREDLYA; encoded by the coding sequence GCGGCTGCACTACGCGCGCACCTGCCGCCAGTGGGTGGAGCGCCTCCAGGCCCGTGCCGACGAAGCCCGGGCGCTCGCCGGCGAGCGCACCTACCGGACCTGGCTGCTCTACCTCGCGTGCTCGTCGATGGCCTTCGAGGGCGGCTCGATCGGGCTCTACCAGTTCCTGCTGCGCAAGCAGTGGAACCGGGTGGGCTCTGCCGGGCCCACGACTCGCGAAGACCTCTACGCCTGA